A stretch of Lysinibacillus agricola DNA encodes these proteins:
- a CDS encoding S8 family peptidase — protein sequence MKKWNKKSIALVASAALMVPATSAFAEAPQKTAKNQDLVKVASNKDQTFKNQKEWISKDTIIVKHSGLDKNVHNKIGSKVIRSIPSLGYDVIQLNKGTNLEKAVSYYATQKGVKSVSPSYVYHSFGTKTDPKKQDMYHLNLLQIDKALELAGNNDVKVAVIDSGVDFKHPDLKSQVLPPYNAAAPANTSYPGDHGTHVAGIIGAAKDNGIGGHGINPKAKLLPIDVFNGKEGSNDFVIAQGILYAIEQGADVINMSLGGYGTSPLLEDAVQKAIDKGITIVAAAGNESTDNYSFPASYEGVISVGSTNDRNKLSSYSNYGPSVDLVAPGEEIYSTVHDEKKGSSFVKFSGTSMASPVVAGVASLLKSKYPDLKPYEIEAILEQTAKDLGETGYDLTYGHGLVDPVKALQYNIKDLPKQYSETKGERLKNAKVLKKDTLNTEKGAFNQPDEKKWYKVNLDENEYAQLTLNGANKYDYAFDLYFYPEGNSKEVEPINVNDVRVGKQEGYLYKAEQKGTLLIGVKDHNGNYSSKGDSNYVFTAQTTNKLPIDSLDMEHMENIEKFPFSTAGKNYTLLSEDHLGDKDYFTFSVNEPTTLKFDLTGIPGVTASMELYLKEDLVNVPTEEFDAEGLDEAYPIRTSYGTDKGEGVNLVVDAMPDQEYVISVSNKNSNNFLLDMFFSGGINTEETVSESIIPYTLKSEVVTLPQDEDGLTFNGEMQENNIQKDLLPLAEYKTKKRNQVNDFMNIFMNPDAMGQPENADQIMEQAIRFDIGQDQKAYFQTEDDEDYFTFTAKENAVYGFKIQKGINQSPAGNIFEYDEKTNELIPVSSLTNDMGLLSLLLGSTIDENEAKAIALKKDKTYVVKVMNLGDRSAEPYTLKTSKMAAIPEEYNRKNNTPKTAKTIGPNITYKDHLIYQDDTDFYYFRQQGKDEVMSLLISSAPYTKEQLDQLPKELQNDLKFSGSIIEDTNGNKKIDPEEMATEIPFGQSEDILQQLLGLGGTTDVNTSFKAKKDHAYFIVLNGSNVGQVSIQPYTLTLFDHKNADEDADSKLVNGVPTKPTVLTKKDGKWVATQYLNAGVPFGDKDYFEFKNDSKRDVFFSLQTEKALDGVIRIIDANGKTVQTLDFYGAGDAEVGTVELDKGTYYIEVSEYYGKASTQPYTLEIK from the coding sequence TTGAAGAAATGGAATAAGAAATCAATCGCTTTAGTAGCATCTGCAGCACTAATGGTTCCTGCTACTTCTGCCTTTGCTGAAGCTCCACAAAAAACAGCAAAGAACCAAGATTTAGTGAAAGTAGCTAGCAATAAGGACCAAACATTTAAAAATCAAAAAGAATGGATTAGCAAGGATACGATTATCGTCAAACATTCCGGTCTTGATAAGAATGTACATAATAAAATTGGCTCAAAAGTGATCCGCTCTATCCCTTCATTAGGTTACGATGTTATCCAACTGAACAAAGGAACAAATTTAGAAAAAGCAGTTTCATATTATGCTACACAAAAAGGGGTTAAAAGTGTATCCCCAAGCTATGTGTATCATTCCTTTGGCACAAAAACAGATCCAAAGAAACAGGATATGTATCATTTAAACCTACTTCAAATTGATAAAGCACTAGAATTAGCGGGCAACAATGATGTAAAAGTAGCCGTTATCGATTCTGGTGTGGATTTTAAACATCCAGATTTAAAATCTCAAGTGCTACCACCATATAATGCTGCAGCACCTGCCAATACTTCTTATCCTGGTGATCATGGAACGCATGTAGCAGGAATTATTGGCGCGGCAAAAGATAATGGCATTGGAGGACACGGGATTAATCCAAAAGCCAAACTTCTTCCGATTGATGTATTCAACGGAAAAGAAGGTTCCAATGATTTCGTCATTGCACAAGGCATCCTTTACGCCATTGAGCAAGGCGCTGATGTTATTAATATGAGCCTTGGCGGCTACGGAACATCTCCACTGTTAGAGGATGCAGTTCAGAAAGCCATTGATAAAGGAATTACCATTGTCGCAGCTGCTGGAAATGAATCGACAGATAACTACTCCTTCCCTGCTTCATACGAAGGTGTTATTAGTGTAGGTTCTACGAATGATCGAAACAAACTATCAAGCTATTCAAATTATGGTCCATCGGTTGACCTAGTAGCTCCAGGTGAAGAAATTTATAGTACAGTTCATGATGAGAAAAAAGGATCATCATTTGTAAAATTTAGTGGAACATCGATGGCATCTCCTGTTGTTGCAGGTGTGGCTTCCCTATTAAAATCAAAATACCCAGATTTAAAGCCTTATGAAATAGAAGCTATTCTCGAACAGACTGCAAAGGATTTAGGTGAGACGGGGTATGATCTTACATATGGACATGGTCTAGTAGATCCTGTGAAAGCATTACAGTATAATATAAAAGATTTACCAAAACAGTATTCAGAAACAAAAGGAGAGCGCTTGAAAAACGCTAAAGTCCTTAAAAAGGATACATTAAATACTGAAAAAGGTGCATTCAACCAACCGGACGAAAAGAAATGGTACAAGGTTAATTTAGATGAAAATGAATATGCTCAGCTGACATTAAACGGTGCAAACAAATATGATTATGCATTTGATTTGTACTTCTACCCTGAAGGTAACAGTAAAGAAGTAGAACCAATTAACGTCAATGATGTTCGCGTTGGCAAGCAAGAAGGATACCTATATAAAGCAGAGCAAAAGGGAACCCTTCTTATTGGAGTTAAAGATCATAATGGTAACTATAGCTCAAAGGGCGATTCTAACTATGTCTTCACAGCTCAAACAACTAATAAATTACCAATTGATTCACTAGATATGGAGCATATGGAGAATATTGAAAAATTCCCATTCAGTACAGCAGGGAAAAACTATACCCTACTTTCTGAAGATCATCTAGGTGACAAAGATTATTTTACATTTTCAGTAAATGAACCAACGACACTGAAATTTGATTTAACTGGGATTCCAGGTGTTACTGCATCCATGGAGCTTTATTTAAAAGAAGACTTAGTTAATGTACCAACAGAGGAATTCGATGCTGAAGGATTAGATGAGGCATATCCAATTCGAACATCTTATGGTACGGATAAAGGCGAAGGAGTAAACTTGGTTGTCGATGCTATGCCAGATCAAGAGTATGTAATAAGCGTATCTAATAAAAACAGTAACAATTTTTTACTTGATATGTTCTTTAGCGGCGGTATTAATACTGAAGAAACTGTTAGTGAATCAATCATTCCTTACACATTAAAAAGTGAAGTCGTAACCCTTCCTCAAGATGAAGACGGCCTTACATTTAATGGGGAAATGCAAGAAAACAACATACAAAAGGATCTTTTACCTTTAGCTGAATATAAAACAAAAAAACGTAATCAAGTAAATGATTTCATGAATATATTCATGAACCCAGATGCAATGGGACAACCAGAAAACGCTGACCAGATTATGGAACAAGCAATTCGTTTTGATATTGGTCAAGATCAAAAAGCATACTTCCAAACTGAAGATGATGAAGATTACTTCACGTTTACAGCTAAAGAAAATGCCGTTTATGGTTTCAAGATTCAAAAAGGTATCAACCAATCACCAGCTGGTAATATATTCGAATACGATGAGAAAACAAATGAATTAATCCCAGTTTCTTCATTAACTAATGATATGGGGTTACTTAGTCTACTTCTTGGATCAACAATTGATGAAAACGAAGCTAAGGCAATTGCATTGAAAAAGGATAAAACCTATGTTGTAAAAGTAATGAATCTTGGTGACCGTTCTGCTGAACCGTATACACTTAAAACAAGTAAAATGGCAGCTATTCCAGAAGAGTATAATAGAAAAAACAATACACCAAAAACTGCTAAAACGATTGGACCTAATATCACTTACAAAGATCATCTCATTTATCAAGATGATACAGATTTTTACTATTTTAGACAACAAGGCAAAGATGAAGTCATGAGCCTTCTTATTTCTTCTGCACCATATACAAAAGAACAGCTAGATCAATTACCTAAAGAACTTCAAAATGATTTGAAGTTTTCAGGCTCCATTATAGAAGATACAAATGGTAATAAGAAAATTGATCCAGAAGAAATGGCAACAGAAATTCCATTTGGACAGAGTGAAGACATCCTTCAACAACTACTAGGCCTTGGAGGAACAACAGATGTAAATACTTCTTTTAAAGCCAAAAAGGATCACGCGTATTTTATTGTTCTTAACGGAAGCAATGTTGGACAAGTATCAATCCAACCGTATACTTTAACTTTGTTTGATCATAAAAATGCAGATGAAGATGCAGATTCCAAATTAGTTAACGGTGTACCCACGAAACCAACTGTACTTACGAAAAAAGATGGTAAATGGGTAGCTACTCAATATCTAAATGCAGGGGTTCCATTTGGCGATAAAGACTATTTTGAATTTAAAAACGACAGCAAACGCGATGTGTTCTTCTCT